ctgaaCTCCAGCTGGAtgctgagccattgaccacaactgtttgtgtgcggccatccagccagttctttatccaccgagtggtccatccatcaaattggtgtctctccaatttagagaccaggatgttgtgtgggacagtgtcgaacgctttgcacaagtccaggtagatgacatcaactgctctacccctgtccatcagttccgtagccccatcatggaaggccaccaaattggtgaggcaggatttccccttagtgaagccatgctggctgtcaccaagcaccttgttgtttttcatgtgccttagcatgccttccaggagaatgtgctccaagattttacaggcacagaggtgagactgactggtctgtagttccctgggtcatccattttccccttcttgaaaatgggggttctatttccctttttccagtcctcgggaacttcacctgacttccatgatttttcaaatatgatggccagtggcttagcaacttcattcgccagctccttcaggacccgcggatggattccatcaggtcccgtggacttgtgcacgttcagatttttaagatggtcttgaaccagatcctctcctacagtgggcccaaggtcttcattctcacagtccctgtgtctgccttctaagacttgggtggtgcggtcagagcctttgccagtgaagaccgaggcgaagaagtcattcagaacctcagccttctccaaatcctgggtagccagttctcccgagagcttcctcagggggcctacattgtccctagtctgttttttatttgctgtgtacctatagaatcccctcctgttatccttaacatccttagctaagtttaattctaactgggccttagctttcctaacctggtccctagcttcccggacaacatccttgtattcttcccacgctgcctgtccttgcttccaccttttataagcctctttttccttcgaacttttctcagcagctccttatcaatatatattttttcagattCCACATGACACTCAAGATGGTAACCAATCAACTATTCTCAAGAAGGGAAGAAACATTCTGGATGACAGTACTCAGCCAAAGAGGTAGTTTCATGTTAAGATTGTTTAATCTGTAGTCATTTCAAGCTGGTATATAAAATGCTTGTGATGTATTTCGTCTTTGACTTCACTGACCTCAGAGTTCAGCATTTATGAGGATAACAAATTTAAGTTATCAATATGGAAACTTACTATCCTGCCCTAGTGAGTTCTCAGgcaaaatcagaacaaaataaaacaaaaagtctGTAGGTAGGCAGCGTTACCTCTGCCAGCAAATACTAATTTTACCTTGTTACCAAGCTTCATTCATGTAAATCCATGTCCTTGAAGGAGGTAGCAAGACCTTTATAGATTGATGTTCAAAAGCATTAATTATTCTAACAGGATATGATCTTTAATTTAGGACCACAGGTGTTTGCACGTCACTGCACAGAGTACAAGGACCAAAGAGAAGTCTCCCAGAAAGAAGTCAGAATGAACCTTTTCTGCACAGGATCTCTCTTAGCACAAAGGACAGCACACAAGGTAGCTTCTGCAGGGTTAAAGACTTCCCAGTGCAACATTTTTACTGCAGTAAAAAAGAACAGTTGGAAATGAATCACAAAGAACATGTTGCTATAGCTGGTCCATGCTCTTCTAAATGGCAAGAAGCATCTGTACATGAAATGTTTCTTGATTTTGAATCAGTACAAATTATTAAAGAAGATGCTGAAGATGATAGTGCTAGTGATCTGTCTGATTCAGAAAGGATTCCCATTCCCCCATCTCCCTGCACACCACCAGAACTCATTCTCAGAGCTGAAGAAATTGATCCAGTTTGTTTGGAACACGTCCCTGATACAGGTTTTAAAGAATCAGAATATTACTACCCAGACTTCCTCCCACCCCCTTTCAACTCATGGGACTTAAAGCAACTGGCCATCTTTGTTAACGTAGAGGGTAAAACTGAGTTTCGACCAAAGCCAACAggatttcttcagaaatacattGATCGCCTTTTGCAGCTGGAATGGCTGCAGATGCAGACTGTACAGAACGAGAAAGGAAAGGCAGCCAAAGCCAGGCCACAGActgctcctggctctgtccGTACCCTAAAAAGCCCTGGCAAAGGCAAAGCATTGCTCAGCCCTTTGCCTAACAAGCAGCTGGTTCCCCAAGAAAGTGTTACGAAGCTTCCCAGAAGCTATTTGGGTCACAGGGGAGATTCATACTGTGAAAAAAGTCGCCAGTTATATTCTCATGCAGGTCACTTGAAGCTTTCAGAGAGAACGGGATGTGCAATGTCTTCTCAGAGACAATCTGGAGAAGTAAGGAgtgaactgaagaaaaaaccAACTGCAAAGCAACAGCTTCTCAATGTGGAGCCCTCCGAGAATGGTTCTAAAATTCAAAGTGTTGGTAATATCAGACCCCCTAAGCAAACCCCAGTATTTCATGGTTCAGCTGCTCCCATCAGAGGCTTAAAAACATATGCGTGTAcaaatccaaagaaaaatgGCAATGTCAACAGTTACGTTCCTTCAAAAAAACCAGTAggggacaggaaaataaatggcaCAAAGCAAACATCATGcaaatttaaatgaagaaaaaaatcatcagtaAATCTTAATGCTTCTTGACTACTAGAAAGCATTTGGCCAATGCAGGGGGGTCATACTTTCTTTATAGGAAGATCCTGAGAAAATACGTTCTTGATGCATGGCTCTAAGTCAGCACTgttcattctatgatttcaatACATGTGATCCTAAGCCAGCAAGGCCAGCAGGAAATCCTTTCCCTGAAGGCAGGTGTCTTCCACTGGTCTTTCctcaaaaatatttccaattgCTCAATGAAGGTTACAATAGCAGAGTATGAAAGTTGAGTGAAATATGTAATTATAACATGTCCTGTTTGCACCAGTGGAAGTCAACTGAagtctttgctgtttctcacaATTACCATGgtatatttgaaagaaaaggattCATGCTCTTCTGAAGAGATGTGTTATTTTGTGAGACAGGTTTGATGGtgttttctgatggaaaagGGTTCAACTGTTTTTATAAAGCAATGGAGCATGCTTATCTATGCAAAGTCAAACTAATTCTTCACAGAAGATGATGAATTGGATTTTTTTGATGAATAGATATTTTTTATAAGGATGGAGataatgttttgaaatattttaatgcagaaaggATTCTCTTTAGGACAAAAAATTAATAGGGAGCAGACAGCTTCACTAGTGACAGGTTAAGAAAAttgaatgtgtatttttataccCAGGAATTTTCACTGTGTTTACAGACAGCTTTCCTTGAGAAGTTTCTTTTGTAAGCCTTGTCATTCAGAGGAAATGACCAAATTTCAAATTGTACATGGATATATATGACTAATGCAAAGTGAGGGTGTTACTAGAGACTCTCTGTGGCCTAGTTTGCAGAATGGGTAGCctctcaaaacaaaaaaaatggacTCTTGGGGATGAAATTAAAGGCTATTGTTAGTTCAAGTAAAGATATATTTTGGTAGAAAAGATACCTATTTTCAGTCACCCAAGATGATTACTCTTTATCCCATGGACCAGCCTACTTCAGTTAGCATAGATTCTTTTTTCAAGGTTAGTGAACTGACATGGGGAAATACCCTACAGAAATAAATGGTACAACCAGGAGCAAATCCTGTCTTCAGACcctctgttttctcttgtgTCCATGAGGTACAAGAGAATACAGAGGACGGTTCAGTGACTATTCAAGTTTCAGTTCATCTGCCACAGTTTCCAATCAATCACAGCAGCTGGAGGCACATTcttgttaaaaatgaaattccaGAGGAAGTTTTGTACTTTCATTTTAGATTGACTTACTGAGCAGCATTAACTTCACCCTCAGGAACCAGTGACAGTGAATTGTTCCTGAGAAGTGATGTGAGGTCTGACAGACTGGATTTTGCAAGTGGATCCTTCACATTAtgatagaaaattaaaaagtagcAAATATTAAAGAGTACATTATGTATATAGTTAAATTGCACTTCTGTTGTTGATCTCATATGGGTTTTAAGATGCTTAGCTGTTTCTATTCTTTCATTGTGCCTACCAGATGTTCAGCTTTGTAAAATTTCAAAGCATGGGTTTATATGTAGTTTAAAATGTGAGAATGTAGTAATAAACTAGAGTATTTTACAGTACATAAAAACATTGCTCAGGAATAgttagagaaatatttttagtgggttttttttcctagcctGCTGGAGACCAAATGTGAAACTTTAAACTGGTAAAGGCAACAAATGTACAGTATTATATTTCCATATTCATTATTTGTGAAGTTACAGTTAAAATGAATTGTAGTTGCATGTACATTCAGCTCTATGCAATTAAAGTGAAACAATCTGACATGCTTACAGATCAAATAAATCAGCTGTGTCAGACAGAGGTGTGGTGAAAGTCAAAGGATGGTATTCAACACCAGCAACTGTAGAGGACCAGCACATTCCATTGTTCCtatttcatccttttcttccAGACTCATCAtctatttcagctttctttagATGAAAGGTTCTTGCATCCAATAGTAGAATTTCAAGCTGTGGCCAAATTCTGCAAGCCTTCATTAGTCACATTTTCCTGATTCACATTAATGGTAGTGGCAGGTAGTAGGCCTGCTCTTGCCAGTAAGCACTACTGCAGTGCATGATTTTAGCACACTGTTCTAAAGCACTGTTACAAGCGCCATAAGCAAGGTGAGCAGGCTCAATAATCAGAGTAGCAAGTTTTTTAAACAAGTTCTGTTACATGCAATTAATTTAGCATGTTGTTATAGCACTGAATATTAGTGTATGCTAAATTTTCCTCTGAAACATTAACTCTATATTGATGCCTTCCTGGGTTATAAGGAGGGTATATAGATACAGGCAGATTTTGTATGATCACTtcttaaaagaacaaataaacagTGTTTTAAGTCCGAGTTCTGGTTCATCATTAAGCTCTGACTGTGATCTGGCCAAGTAAGTTTGTCTCACACAGTAATCATACAACACTAATTATTGTTCATTAATTTGATACTTCTTCCATAGTCATCTTGTTTCACATACAGAAACAGACAGCTTCTAAACTGAGCAGACGTGCAAGGGCTGGATTTTATCCTGCAGcacttttgcttctgttttagcTTGATTATGTTCTGGGCTTATAAAGAGCTCTACTTACAAATAGGACTCTGCTTTaggtttcctttgttttgtattGATGGACATTATCTTTAGAAGCACTTCTGAATATCGCAGAAAAGTTTATTCCATCAAATGCATTCAGCTTGGAATTAAAATAGTTCCACAGCACAATATTTGTGTggctatttatatttttttcactatGTTTAGCAGTATGATTATATGTGTGTCTAAGCCTAGCATTGATGATGCTTCTTGAAGAACAATTTACTGTGAAGTGAGATATTTAAaaagtggtttattttttttctagataaTTTAAAGGTTTAATGTTCTGCAGTACTATACAGAACAAATATACTCAggttgcattttaaataaatagccAAATTCTATGTCAGTTATATTAGTATAAGCTTTGAACAACTGTAGTGTTTTCAATGAAATTACCCAGTTACAAAGATGTGAAGAAACAAGAATTTTATTCCAATATGTACAAACTGTTTTCCTTAGTAAAGTTGAACTGTATTTTTAACGTGTAACCTGAAATTTAAAACAATATTGTTTCTCTCTTGAAATGGTTCTTTTTCTCCATTActtgcatttctgcagtgaaatagtGTGATCAGTCAATGTTTTATCTCCCTTGCACCCCCTGAGACCTTGTAGCTTTCAGTTATTTACAGCAGTTCTGAAGTTTCTGCACAATGTCTCCAGGTCCTTGCTCTGTTATGAGTACGGGTATCAAGCTTCTGCAGTGACTGAGAATTTATGCACCCAAGAGGGTTATCGCTGTGTGAGCAATGCCTACAATTCTGGGAAGAGGGGCTTCACATCTTCCTCAAGTGGAAGAGCCTTGCAAGGGAGACTCAAGTCAATCCATGCTGCTGATTCAGTACCAGTTAAGAGGTGGCCCCTTGTTAAAGCTGATAAGGTGGTCCATGTTCTTCTTCCCAAATGAGAGATTGCATTTGCTGGTACAAATTCATGGGTGATAGTGCTTCTCACAGAGGTGAAAAGGCTCAGCAGTATTCGTTCTTGAGAAATCTGAGTTCAGAGCAGAtgggctgccacaagcaggtTGCTCATCTCCCACTGATGCCCCCCTCTCAAGATGCTGTGGCCATAGCTCTCAGCCCTGCCCCAAGTGCTGCCATACCCCTTGTAACCCTCAGAAGAGGGGTGTGATGCTGCACGGGGTGGTTGCACTTACTTAATTGGACTAAACTGCCTTGTTTGATTACAGACTGCTCAATTCTGCTGTAATCCTGCTATTGCTTGTgtgctttctgtgtttcattgATTGTTGTTTGAGGTAACTTTTATCTTGTATTCGCTGTTTAAAGGATCTTGTTAGAAGTTTGAGAATGTTTTGACAAGAGTTTATTCAGTCAGTATGTGATACCTCTTTTGGAGTTGATATAGTTGAAATTGCTGCAGTATGAAAATTCCCTTAATGTACTATTTTTTGCCTTATTTTAAAGGTATTGAGCCTTTGTTGCTACCATTGGCATTAGtgggttttcttctgaaaaataaacagactgCTCTGTCTAGAAAGACTGGAACTCAACTGAGAACCCGCATCCCAGCTTTTGATGTTAGTGATCATGTGTTCTTATTTATTTCAACTTTTTGTGGGTATTTTTGCCAGTAATTTCATTGGAAAGTGATCTTGTCATTCAAAGTGACTATATATTTACTATATTAAAAATGCGATACCAGTTgttacttgtatttttttcatcacCCACAAGATGGCACCTCTGAGTTTTTCTCCTTACTTAGTAGGATAGAGCTTTTGGCTCAGCACCTCTCAGCTATATTGCTGCTGATGGCCAAGGTGGATAATTTAAGCTGTGTGATTATTTCTTCTCCATGTGGCAGCCACTTCTGTAATGGCTGTGTTAAGGCATCATAATAGgtgaaaataacaggaaaaactTACTTCTACGTATTTATACCTTCTCTTTTAAATGCACTAATCAATGAGTTTCACACTCTCTATTGTAATCTCCAGGACACTT
This is a stretch of genomic DNA from Lathamus discolor isolate bLatDis1 chromosome 11, bLatDis1.hap1, whole genome shotgun sequence. It encodes these proteins:
- the FAM217B gene encoding protein FAM217B isoform X3 gives rise to the protein MKPSPGKLDKNVSSAIEKIPHDTQDGNQSTILKKGRNILDDSTQPKRTTGVCTSLHRVQGPKRSLPERSQNEPFLHRISLSTKDSTQGSFCRVKDFPVQHFYCSKKEQLEMNHKEHVAIAGPCSSKWQEASVHEMFLDFESVQIIKEDAEDDSASDLSDSERIPIPPSPCTPPELILRAEEIDPVCLEHVPDTGFKESEYYYPDFLPPPFNSWDLKQLAIFVNVEGKTEFRPKPTGFLQKYIDRLLQLEWLQMQTVQNEKGKAAKARPQTAPGSVRTLKSPGKGKALLSPLPNKQLVPQESVTKLPRSYLGHRGDSYCEKSRQLYSHAGHLKLSERTGCAMSSQRQSGEVRSELKKKPTAKQQLLNVEPSENGSKIQSVGNIRPPKQTPVFHGSAAPIRGLKTYACTNPKKNGNVNSYVPSKKPVGDRKINGTKQTSCKFK
- the FAM217B gene encoding protein FAM217B isoform X1 — protein: MGPGIQEYPLLLHGETQKKESQINESHKGMVNNGKSHLSTKGLNKPILYMKPSPGKLDKNVSSAIEKIPHDTQDGNQSTILKKGRNILDDSTQPKRTTGVCTSLHRVQGPKRSLPERSQNEPFLHRISLSTKDSTQGSFCRVKDFPVQHFYCSKKEQLEMNHKEHVAIAGPCSSKWQEASVHEMFLDFESVQIIKEDAEDDSASDLSDSERIPIPPSPCTPPELILRAEEIDPVCLEHVPDTGFKESEYYYPDFLPPPFNSWDLKQLAIFVNVEGKTEFRPKPTGFLQKYIDRLLQLEWLQMQTVQNEKGKAAKARPQTAPGSVRTLKSPGKGKALLSPLPNKQLVPQESVTKLPRSYLGHRGDSYCEKSRQLYSHAGHLKLSERTGCAMSSQRQSGEVRSELKKKPTAKQQLLNVEPSENGSKIQSVGNIRPPKQTPVFHGSAAPIRGLKTYACTNPKKNGNVNSYVPSKKPVGDRKINGTKQTSCKFK
- the FAM217B gene encoding protein FAM217B isoform X2, giving the protein MKATKECNGKSHLSTKGLNKPILYMKPSPGKLDKNVSSAIEKIPHDTQDGNQSTILKKGRNILDDSTQPKRTTGVCTSLHRVQGPKRSLPERSQNEPFLHRISLSTKDSTQGSFCRVKDFPVQHFYCSKKEQLEMNHKEHVAIAGPCSSKWQEASVHEMFLDFESVQIIKEDAEDDSASDLSDSERIPIPPSPCTPPELILRAEEIDPVCLEHVPDTGFKESEYYYPDFLPPPFNSWDLKQLAIFVNVEGKTEFRPKPTGFLQKYIDRLLQLEWLQMQTVQNEKGKAAKARPQTAPGSVRTLKSPGKGKALLSPLPNKQLVPQESVTKLPRSYLGHRGDSYCEKSRQLYSHAGHLKLSERTGCAMSSQRQSGEVRSELKKKPTAKQQLLNVEPSENGSKIQSVGNIRPPKQTPVFHGSAAPIRGLKTYACTNPKKNGNVNSYVPSKKPVGDRKINGTKQTSCKFK